A window of the Streptomyces sp. NBC_01351 genome harbors these coding sequences:
- a CDS encoding glutamate decarboxylase yields MPLHETKDERALDAETDVFASALSGQILPKYRMPEDHSPTEVVYQLLHNELLLDGNAAQNLATFCTTWSDDGVHRLMNECLDKNMIDKDEYPQTAEIEARCVNILADLWNAPAGTTATGCSTTGSSEAAMLGGLALKWRWRERRRAQALPVDRPNLVCGPVQICWEKFARYFDVELRQVPLEPGATGLRPHQLAMYVDENTIGVVAILGVTYTCVYEPVAEISAELDRIQAEHGWDVPIHVDGASGAFVAPFLHPEVVWDFRLPRVASVNTSGHKYGLAPLGVGWIVWRTAELLPAELVFDVDYLGGDMPTFALNFSRPGGEVIAQYYLFLRLGRGGYRRVQQACADTAQYLAREIAAIGPFTLLYDGQGALPAVSYALTDPAAAGFTLYDLSDRLRMRGWQVPSYPLPADRDDTVIQRVLVRHGVTRDQIALLVADLRRAVEHLTATPPPVPTTTPRSGFHH; encoded by the coding sequence ATGCCTCTTCATGAGACGAAAGACGAACGCGCTCTCGACGCCGAGACGGATGTGTTCGCGTCCGCGCTGAGCGGCCAGATCCTCCCCAAGTACCGGATGCCGGAGGACCACTCGCCGACCGAGGTGGTCTACCAGCTCCTCCACAACGAGCTCCTCCTCGACGGCAACGCCGCCCAGAACCTGGCCACCTTCTGCACCACCTGGTCGGACGACGGCGTGCACCGCCTGATGAACGAGTGCCTCGACAAGAACATGATCGACAAGGACGAGTACCCGCAGACCGCCGAGATCGAGGCGCGCTGCGTCAACATCCTCGCCGACCTGTGGAACGCCCCCGCCGGAACCACCGCCACCGGCTGTTCCACCACCGGCTCCAGCGAGGCCGCCATGCTCGGCGGACTCGCCCTCAAATGGCGCTGGCGCGAGCGCCGCCGCGCCCAGGCCCTGCCCGTGGACCGCCCCAACCTGGTGTGCGGACCGGTCCAGATCTGCTGGGAGAAGTTCGCCCGTTACTTCGACGTCGAACTGCGTCAGGTCCCCCTGGAACCCGGCGCCACCGGCCTGCGCCCCCACCAGCTCGCCATGTACGTCGACGAGAACACCATCGGTGTCGTCGCCATCCTCGGCGTCACCTACACCTGCGTCTACGAGCCCGTCGCCGAGATCTCCGCCGAACTCGACCGGATCCAGGCCGAACACGGCTGGGACGTCCCCATCCACGTGGACGGCGCGAGCGGCGCCTTCGTCGCCCCCTTCCTCCACCCCGAGGTCGTCTGGGACTTCCGGCTGCCGCGCGTCGCCTCCGTCAACACCTCCGGCCACAAGTACGGGCTCGCGCCCCTCGGCGTCGGCTGGATCGTCTGGCGCACCGCCGAACTGCTCCCCGCGGAACTCGTCTTCGACGTGGACTACCTCGGCGGCGACATGCCGACCTTCGCCCTCAACTTCTCCCGCCCCGGCGGCGAGGTCATCGCCCAGTACTACCTCTTCCTGCGCCTGGGCCGCGGCGGCTACCGGCGCGTCCAGCAGGCCTGCGCCGACACCGCCCAGTACCTGGCCCGGGAGATCGCCGCGATCGGCCCCTTCACCCTGCTCTACGACGGCCAGGGCGCACTCCCCGCCGTCTCCTACGCGCTCACCGACCCGGCGGCGGCCGGCTTCACCCTCTACGACCTCTCCGACCGGCTGCGCATGCGCGGCTGGCAGGTGCCCTCGTACCCGCTGCCGGCCGACCGCGACGACACCGTCATCCAGCGCGTGCTCGTCCGGCACGGCGTGACCCGCGATCAGATCGCCCTCCTCGTCGCCGACCTCCGCCGGGCCGTCGAGCACCTCACCGCCACGCCCCCGCCCGTGCCCACCACCACACCCCGGTCGGGCTTCCACCACTGA
- the melC1 gene encoding apotyrosinase chaperone MelC1 — protein sequence MNKITRRQALTGTAAGALTAFGIAATAANAAQAPAAKPLDQSPAATATDEVYQGRRIQITRGGGGHHGGHHSPGLPTVRIDGRELHVMRNADGSWISVVNHYETYADPRSLARAAVRELQGAALVPFGGAA from the coding sequence ATGAACAAGATCACCCGCCGACAGGCCTTAACGGGCACCGCTGCCGGCGCACTCACCGCCTTCGGCATCGCGGCCACCGCCGCCAACGCCGCCCAGGCCCCCGCCGCGAAGCCTCTCGACCAGAGCCCCGCGGCCACGGCCACCGACGAGGTCTACCAGGGCCGCCGCATCCAGATCACCCGGGGCGGAGGCGGCCACCACGGTGGCCACCACTCCCCCGGACTGCCCACCGTCCGGATAGACGGGCGCGAACTGCACGTGATGCGCAACGCCGACGGCAGCTGGATCAGCGTGGTCAACCACTACGAGACCTACGCCGATCCGCGCTCCCTCGCCCGCGCCGCCGTCCGCGAGCTCCAGGGCGCCGCACTCGTCCCGTTCGGCGGTGCGGCATGA
- the melC2 gene encoding tyrosinase MelC2: MTVRKNQAALGPEEKRAFTAALLELKRTGTYDRFVTTHNGFIMADTDSGDRVGHRSPSFLPWHRRFLLEFEAALQKVDASVAIPYWDWTADRTARSSLWAADFLGGTGRARDGQVLDGPFAHAAGKWAVNVRVDGRTYLRRALGAGVPELPTRAEVDAVLAMPVYDAAPWNSASSGFRNHLEGWRGASLHNRVHVWVGGQMATGVSPNDPVFWMHHAFVDKLWADWQARHPQSPYLPAAGTANVVDLNDTMRPWNDVTPADMLDHRKFYTFDTEPVAAASQR, from the coding sequence ATGACGGTCCGCAAGAACCAGGCCGCGCTCGGCCCCGAGGAGAAGCGCGCCTTCACGGCGGCCCTGCTGGAGCTCAAGCGCACCGGCACGTACGACCGCTTCGTCACCACCCACAACGGCTTCATCATGGCCGACACCGACTCCGGCGACCGCGTCGGTCACCGTTCCCCCTCCTTCCTGCCCTGGCACCGGCGCTTCCTGCTGGAGTTCGAGGCGGCGCTGCAGAAAGTGGACGCGAGCGTCGCCATCCCGTACTGGGACTGGACCGCGGACCGCACCGCCCGCTCCTCCCTCTGGGCCGCCGACTTCCTCGGCGGCACCGGCCGCGCCCGGGACGGACAGGTGCTCGACGGGCCCTTCGCCCACGCCGCCGGGAAGTGGGCCGTGAACGTACGGGTCGACGGTCGCACGTACCTGCGCCGGGCGCTGGGCGCGGGGGTCCCCGAGCTGCCGACCCGGGCGGAGGTGGACGCCGTACTGGCCATGCCCGTGTACGACGCGGCTCCCTGGAACAGCGCCTCCAGCGGCTTCCGCAACCACCTGGAGGGCTGGCGGGGCGCCAGCCTGCACAACCGGGTGCACGTGTGGGTCGGCGGGCAGATGGCGACCGGGGTCTCGCCGAACGACCCCGTCTTCTGGATGCACCACGCGTTCGTGGACAAGCTGTGGGCCGACTGGCAGGCCCGCCACCCGCAGTCCCCGTACCTGCCGGCGGCGGGCACCGCGAACGTGGTGGACCTGAACGACACCATGCGGCCGTGGAACGACGTGACCCCGGCGGACATGCTGGACCACCGGAAGTTCTACACCTTCGACACCGAACCGGTCGCCGCCGCCAGCCAGCGGTAG
- a CDS encoding response regulator, whose amino-acid sequence MSAGEVRVLVVEDDPVAADAHALYVGRVPGFTAVGVAHSLAEATRTLERTRVDLLLLDLTLPDGHGLRFARGLRAAGHPVDVIVVTSARDLAVVRESVSLGVVQYVLKPFAFPTLRERLLRYAEFRQTAGEAAGQDDVDRAMAALRAPRPAELPKGLSAPTLDKVAALLRAATEGLTAAGAAEAAGISRITARRYLEHLVDTGRADRTPRYGQVGRPELHYRWLAAATGSVSKV is encoded by the coding sequence GTGAGCGCGGGCGAGGTGCGGGTGCTGGTCGTCGAGGACGACCCGGTTGCGGCCGACGCGCACGCGCTGTACGTCGGGCGGGTGCCCGGATTCACCGCGGTCGGGGTCGCCCACTCGCTCGCCGAGGCCACCCGGACCCTGGAGCGGACCCGCGTCGACCTGCTGCTGCTCGACCTCACCCTGCCCGACGGGCACGGGCTGCGCTTCGCGCGCGGGCTGCGGGCCGCCGGGCATCCCGTCGACGTCATCGTGGTGACCTCCGCGCGGGACCTGGCCGTGGTCCGCGAGAGCGTCTCCCTCGGCGTGGTCCAGTACGTGCTGAAGCCCTTCGCCTTCCCGACCCTGCGCGAACGGCTGCTGCGCTACGCCGAGTTCCGCCAGACGGCGGGCGAGGCGGCCGGCCAGGACGACGTGGACCGGGCGATGGCCGCCCTGCGAGCCCCCCGCCCGGCCGAGCTCCCCAAGGGGCTGAGCGCGCCGACCCTGGACAAGGTCGCCGCCCTGCTGAGGGCGGCGACAGAGGGGCTGACCGCGGCGGGGGCGGCCGAGGCGGCCGGGATCTCCCGGATCACCGCCCGCCGCTACCTGGAACACCTGGTGGACACCGGCCGCGCGGACCGCACCCCCCGGTACGGCCAGGTCGGCCGCCCCGAACTGCACTACCGCTGGCTGGCGGCGGCGACCGGTTCGGTGTCGAAGGTGTAG
- a CDS encoding sensor histidine kinase: protein MFRFPRPPRSLAGQLFAMQVLLVAVVVAGCAVFGYATARGQAEDAARRQAGAVAHAVADSPSVREAVRGSARGVDPSVALQPYAEKVRTDSGVDFVTIMAPDGRRWTHPDPRRIGEAFMGNTAPALRGETFSETYTGTLGPSIRVVTPLTDDGRIVGLVSSGITVRAISDRLAAQLSALAWVAGGALALGGLGTYVVNARLRRHTHGMNAAELSRMYDYHQAALHGVREGLLLLDGQRRITLINDAGRELLGLRGEITGSGAADLGLPAPLTGALLADRPRVDEVHLTADRVLVVNSAPVAGGGRRGTVVTLRDHTELQSLTGELDHERGFTQALRSQAHEAANRLHTVVSLIELGRADEAVDFATAELELAQALTDQVITAVGEPVLVALLLGKAAQAHERGVELVVTPDSRSLADGGDLPPARDLVTVLGNLIDNAADAVTAVPGARVAVTLRPDGDGLLLRVADNGPGLPEGVDVFRRGWSGKGEGRGLGLALVRQVVQRYGGSVTAAQGPAGGAEFTVRLPVVGGAR, encoded by the coding sequence ATGTTCCGCTTCCCCCGGCCCCCGCGCAGCCTCGCCGGCCAGCTCTTCGCCATGCAGGTGCTGCTGGTCGCCGTGGTCGTCGCAGGGTGTGCCGTCTTCGGGTACGCCACCGCCCGCGGCCAGGCCGAGGACGCGGCGCGGCGCCAGGCCGGGGCCGTGGCCCACGCCGTCGCCGACTCGCCATCCGTGCGCGAGGCCGTACGGGGATCCGCGCGCGGAGTCGACCCCTCGGTCGCCCTCCAGCCCTACGCGGAGAAGGTCCGCACCGACTCCGGCGTGGACTTCGTGACGATCATGGCCCCCGACGGGAGGCGCTGGACCCACCCCGACCCGCGCCGCATCGGCGAGGCCTTCATGGGCAACACCGCCCCCGCGCTGCGCGGCGAGACCTTCAGCGAGACCTACACGGGCACCCTCGGCCCCTCCATCCGCGTGGTCACCCCGCTCACCGACGACGGCCGGATCGTCGGCCTCGTCAGCTCCGGGATCACCGTCCGCGCGATCAGCGACCGGCTCGCCGCTCAGCTGTCCGCGCTCGCCTGGGTCGCCGGCGGCGCGCTCGCCCTCGGCGGCCTGGGCACGTACGTGGTCAACGCCCGGCTGCGCCGCCACACGCACGGCATGAACGCGGCCGAGCTCAGCCGGATGTACGACTACCACCAGGCGGCCCTGCACGGGGTGCGCGAGGGGCTGCTGCTGCTCGACGGGCAGCGCAGGATCACCCTGATCAACGACGCGGGCCGCGAACTCCTGGGCCTGCGGGGCGAGATCACCGGATCCGGCGCCGCGGACCTCGGCCTGCCCGCCCCGCTCACCGGGGCCCTGCTCGCGGACCGGCCCCGGGTGGACGAGGTGCACTTGACCGCCGACCGGGTGCTGGTGGTCAACAGCGCGCCGGTCGCGGGAGGCGGCCGCCGGGGCACCGTGGTCACCCTCCGCGACCACACCGAACTCCAGTCGCTGACAGGGGAGTTGGACCATGAACGGGGATTCACCCAGGCCCTGCGCTCCCAGGCCCACGAGGCGGCCAACCGGCTGCACACCGTGGTCTCCCTCATCGAACTCGGCCGCGCCGACGAGGCGGTGGACTTCGCGACCGCCGAACTGGAGCTCGCCCAGGCGCTGACCGACCAGGTCATCACCGCGGTCGGGGAGCCGGTGCTCGTGGCGCTCCTGCTGGGCAAGGCCGCCCAGGCGCACGAGCGGGGCGTGGAGCTGGTCGTCACCCCCGACAGCCGCAGCCTCGCCGACGGGGGTGATCTGCCGCCGGCCCGCGATCTGGTCACCGTGCTCGGCAACCTCATCGACAACGCGGCCGATGCCGTCACCGCCGTCCCGGGGGCCCGGGTCGCGGTGACCCTGCGCCCGGACGGGGACGGACTGCTGCTGCGGGTCGCGGACAACGGCCCCGGGCTGCCGGAGGGCGTGGACGTGTTCCGTCGGGGCTGGTCCGGCAAGGGCGAGGGGCGCGGCCTCGGCCTCGCGCTGGTGCGCCAGGTGGTGCAGCGCTACGGCGGGAGCGTCACCGCCGCCCAAGGTCCGGCCGGGGGCGCGGAGTTCACCGTACGGCTGCCCGTCGTGGGCGGTGCCCGGTGA
- a CDS encoding cation:dicarboxylate symporter family transporter — protein MAARRDRTHYLYIAVIAAVLLGIAVGFAAPGVAVELKPLGTGFVNLIKMMISPVIFCTIVLGIGSVRKAAKVGAVGGLALGYFMVMSTVALAIGLLVGNLLEPGSGLHLTEAAARAGEAQAKAGGAESTPEFLLGIIPTTLVSALTGGEVLQTLLVALLCGFALQAMGAAGEPVLRGIGHVQKLVFRVLAMIMWVAPVGAFGAIAAVVGATGMDALKSLAVIMIGFYTTCLLFVFLVLGTLLRVCTGVSVFALLRYLGREFLLILSTSSSESALPRLIAKMEHLGVSRPVTGITVPTGYSFNLDGTAIYLTMSSLFVAEAMGKPLALGEQISLLLFMIIASKGAAGVTGAGLATLAGGLQSHRPELVDGVGLIVGIDRFMSEARALTNFAGNAIATVLIGTWTKEFDHARATEVLAGRLPFDEATLVDDAHGEPADARPDQPVPPQAAGAKDGVPV, from the coding sequence GTGGCCGCCAGGCGCGACAGAACGCACTATCTCTACATCGCGGTGATCGCCGCGGTGCTGCTCGGCATCGCCGTCGGCTTCGCCGCGCCGGGCGTGGCCGTGGAGCTCAAGCCGCTGGGCACCGGCTTCGTCAACCTCATCAAGATGATGATCTCGCCGGTGATCTTCTGCACGATCGTGCTGGGCATCGGCTCGGTCCGCAAGGCCGCCAAGGTGGGGGCGGTGGGCGGACTCGCCCTCGGTTACTTCATGGTCATGTCGACGGTCGCGCTGGCGATCGGACTGCTGGTCGGGAACCTGCTGGAGCCGGGCAGCGGACTGCACCTGACCGAGGCCGCGGCGCGGGCCGGCGAGGCGCAGGCCAAGGCGGGCGGGGCCGAGAGCACGCCGGAGTTCCTGCTCGGGATCATCCCGACCACGCTGGTGTCCGCCCTCACCGGGGGCGAGGTGCTCCAGACGCTGCTGGTGGCGCTGTTGTGCGGGTTCGCGCTGCAGGCCATGGGCGCGGCCGGCGAGCCGGTGCTGCGCGGGATCGGGCACGTGCAGAAGCTCGTGTTCCGGGTGCTCGCGATGATCATGTGGGTGGCGCCGGTGGGTGCCTTCGGCGCGATCGCGGCGGTCGTCGGGGCGACGGGCATGGACGCGCTCAAGTCCCTGGCCGTGATCATGATCGGCTTCTACACGACCTGCCTGCTGTTCGTGTTCCTGGTGCTGGGAACGCTGCTGCGGGTGTGCACGGGCGTCAGCGTGTTCGCCCTGCTCCGCTACCTGGGCCGGGAGTTCCTGCTGATCCTCTCGACCTCCTCCTCGGAGTCGGCGCTGCCGCGGCTGATCGCGAAGATGGAGCACCTGGGGGTCTCGCGTCCGGTCACCGGCATCACGGTGCCGACCGGGTACTCCTTCAACTTGGACGGGACCGCGATCTACCTGACGATGTCCTCGCTGTTCGTCGCCGAGGCGATGGGCAAGCCGCTCGCCCTGGGTGAGCAGATCTCGCTGCTGCTCTTCATGATCATCGCGTCCAAGGGCGCGGCCGGGGTGACCGGCGCGGGTCTGGCCACCCTGGCGGGCGGACTCCAGTCGCACCGGCCGGAACTCGTCGACGGTGTCGGCCTGATCGTGGGCATCGACCGGTTCATGAGCGAGGCGCGGGCGCTGACCAACTTCGCGGGCAACGCCATCGCGACGGTGCTCATCGGGACGTGGACGAAGGAGTTCGACCACGCGCGGGCCACCGAAGTCCTCGCGGGGCGGCTTCCGTTCGACGAGGCCACGCTGGTCGACGACGCCCACGGGGAGCCGGCGGACGCGCGGCCGGACCAGCCCGTGCCGCCCCAGGCGGCCGGCGCCAAGGACGGCGTACCGGTGTAG
- a CDS encoding S8 family peptidase, translating into MLAATLGAALAFGAPAALAGTAPVSPSAPSASAPAAATAAAPTSQSATWVAGTRAYLVITAPGDTTAVRTAIANNGGTVFQYYDAIGVITAHSASGSFAATMRDVSGVQQVGATRTSDVPADAYNPALPANPSQSTTPAGEPTRADMTQIKADQAWAVTTGSASVKVGILDTGVDDQHQDLAPNFNAADSASCAYGKPDARTGAWRDVGTHGTHVAGTVAAAKNGKGVIGVAPGVKISSVRIAEPGSSLFFAENTVCGFMWAGDHGFKVTNNSYYTDPWQFNCPDNADQAAIIEGVKRAQEYAESKGSLQVAAAGNSNLDLANKTTDTESPNDSTPVTRTITNACLDIPTELPGVVTVSAMGTTAKASYSNYGLNVVDITAPGGDATGIYSTLPGGKYGSMSGTSMASPHVAGVAALLVSTNPGITPAQLRDKLATQANDVACPSDSRCKGTTAKNGFFGEGQTDALKAVGSTPPPGKYFENLGDFAIGDNTTVESPITVSGVTGNAPATLKVGVNIVHTYIGDLKVDLIAPDGTVYTVHNRSGGSADNINQVYTVNASAEVANGTWKLRVNDNAGGDIGKIDAWNLTF; encoded by the coding sequence GTGCTGGCCGCCACGCTCGGCGCCGCACTCGCTTTCGGGGCCCCCGCCGCGCTCGCCGGCACCGCCCCCGTCTCCCCCTCCGCCCCGTCCGCCTCCGCCCCCGCGGCGGCCACGGCAGCGGCGCCGACTTCCCAGAGTGCGACCTGGGTTGCCGGCACCCGCGCCTACCTCGTGATCACCGCTCCCGGTGACACCACGGCCGTGCGGACCGCCATCGCCAACAACGGCGGCACGGTCTTCCAGTACTACGACGCCATCGGCGTGATCACCGCCCACTCCGCGTCCGGCTCCTTCGCCGCCACCATGCGCGACGTGAGCGGGGTCCAGCAGGTCGGCGCCACCCGCACCTCGGACGTGCCGGCGGACGCCTACAACCCTGCGCTGCCCGCCAACCCGTCGCAGTCGACGACCCCTGCGGGCGAGCCGACCCGCGCCGACATGACCCAGATCAAGGCAGACCAGGCCTGGGCCGTCACCACCGGCTCCGCCTCAGTGAAGGTCGGCATCCTGGACACCGGTGTGGACGACCAGCACCAGGACCTGGCCCCGAACTTCAACGCGGCGGACTCCGCGTCCTGCGCGTACGGCAAGCCGGACGCCCGTACCGGCGCCTGGCGGGACGTCGGCACCCACGGCACGCACGTGGCCGGTACGGTCGCCGCCGCCAAGAACGGCAAGGGCGTCATCGGCGTGGCCCCGGGCGTGAAGATCTCCTCGGTGCGCATCGCCGAGCCGGGCTCCTCGCTCTTCTTCGCCGAGAACACCGTCTGCGGGTTCATGTGGGCGGGTGACCACGGCTTCAAGGTCACCAACAACAGCTACTACACGGACCCGTGGCAGTTCAACTGCCCGGACAACGCCGACCAGGCCGCGATCATCGAGGGCGTCAAGCGCGCCCAGGAGTACGCGGAGAGCAAGGGTTCGCTGCAGGTCGCGGCGGCCGGAAACTCCAACCTCGACCTGGCCAACAAGACGACCGACACCGAGAGCCCGAACGACTCGACGCCGGTCACCCGCACCATCACCAACGCCTGCCTGGACATCCCGACCGAGCTCCCGGGCGTGGTCACGGTTTCGGCCATGGGCACCACCGCGAAGGCCTCGTACTCCAACTACGGCCTCAACGTGGTCGACATCACCGCCCCGGGCGGCGACGCCACCGGCATCTACAGCACCCTGCCGGGCGGCAAGTACGGCAGCATGAGCGGCACGTCGATGGCCTCGCCGCACGTCGCCGGTGTGGCCGCGCTGCTGGTCAGCACCAACCCGGGCATCACCCCGGCGCAGCTGCGCGACAAGCTGGCCACCCAGGCCAACGACGTCGCCTGCCCGTCGGACTCCCGCTGCAAGGGCACCACGGCGAAGAACGGCTTCTTCGGCGAGGGCCAGACCGACGCCCTCAAGGCCGTCGGCTCCACTCCGCCGCCCGGCAAGTACTTCGAGAACCTCGGTGACTTCGCCATCGGCGACAACACCACCGTGGAGAGCCCGATCACCGTCAGCGGTGTCACCGGCAACGCGCCGGCCACCCTCAAGGTGGGCGTGAACATCGTGCACACCTACATCGGTGACCTCAAGGTCGACCTGATCGCCCCGGACGGCACCGTCTACACGGTCCACAACCGGTCCGGCGGCAGCGCCGACAACATCAACCAGGTCTACACCGTGAACGCCTCCGCGGAGGTCGCGAACGGCACCTGGAAGCTCAGGGTGAACGACAACGCCGGCGGCGACATCGGCAAGATCGACGCCTGGAACCTCACCTTCTAG
- a CDS encoding (2Fe-2S)-binding protein, which translates to MDEVLRALASVGPFFTVPHGKEPPGEGFRPLGELYGERLEPYVTEVGRRIGSGPGRVAASTAQFGIASRLWSVGLGCAALAGRVPDLAPERVWWRLPGAGSLELWLPEPGELPAEALGETVLGNLAVLDTALRERFGVSPKVLRGNAASGLVGALRVLMDRVPDGAGGVAVALAGELLADGGALGGTGTFIHEEGLGVAFVRRSCCLYYRVPGGGLCGDCVLRTT; encoded by the coding sequence ATGGACGAGGTACTGCGCGCGCTCGCTTCCGTCGGGCCCTTCTTCACCGTGCCCCACGGGAAGGAGCCGCCCGGGGAGGGGTTCCGGCCGCTCGGCGAGCTGTACGGGGAGCGGCTGGAGCCGTACGTGACCGAGGTCGGGCGGCGGATCGGCAGCGGGCCCGGGCGGGTGGCCGCCTCGACGGCGCAGTTCGGGATCGCCTCGCGGCTGTGGTCGGTCGGGCTGGGCTGCGCCGCCCTGGCGGGGCGGGTTCCGGACCTGGCGCCCGAGCGGGTGTGGTGGCGGCTGCCGGGGGCCGGTTCGCTGGAGCTGTGGCTGCCCGAGCCCGGGGAGCTGCCGGCGGAGGCGCTCGGGGAGACCGTCCTCGGGAACCTGGCCGTGCTCGACACGGCGCTGCGCGAGCGCTTCGGGGTCTCGCCGAAGGTGCTGCGGGGCAATGCCGCGTCGGGGCTCGTCGGAGCGCTGCGGGTGCTGATGGACCGGGTGCCCGACGGCGCCGGCGGCGTGGCCGTGGCGCTGGCGGGGGAACTGCTGGCGGACGGCGGGGCGCTGGGCGGTACGGGCACCTTCATCCACGAGGAGGGGCTCGGCGTGGCCTTCGTACGGCGCAGCTGCTGCCTCTACTACCGGGTGCCCGGTGGCGGCCTCTGCGGGGACTGCGTGCTGCGGACCACGTAG
- a CDS encoding alpha/beta fold hydrolase, which translates to MNPQFGNGVNVFFDDLGPRDGAVVILIHGHPFNRTMWAPQTAALTTAGYRVITPDLRGYGESPVVPGTALLADLADDLAALLGRLDIEQAVVGGVSMGGQIAMEMRLRHPGLVRALVLSDTTPVPETEDGRKHRRELAERLLAEGMKPYAEEVIDKMLAPYNVTGMPEAAARVSAMMCATDPEGAAAALRGRAERPDYRPVLAAAAEPCLVLVGADDVYTPVAEAEALHALMPHSVLAVIDGAGHLPGVEQPEAFNRALLEFLAGL; encoded by the coding sequence ATGAACCCCCAATTTGGCAATGGCGTGAACGTCTTTTTCGACGACTTGGGTCCCCGCGACGGAGCGGTCGTAATCCTCATCCACGGACATCCCTTCAACCGCACGATGTGGGCCCCCCAGACGGCCGCGCTGACCACCGCCGGTTACCGTGTGATTACCCCTGACCTGCGGGGATACGGGGAAAGTCCGGTGGTTCCCGGTACCGCTCTGCTCGCCGACCTGGCGGATGATCTCGCCGCCCTCCTCGGCCGTCTCGATATCGAACAAGCGGTCGTCGGCGGTGTGTCCATGGGCGGGCAGATCGCCATGGAGATGCGGTTGCGCCACCCGGGTCTGGTAAGGGCCCTCGTGCTCTCCGACACCACGCCGGTGCCGGAGACCGAGGACGGCAGGAAGCACCGCCGGGAGCTCGCCGAGCGGCTCCTCGCCGAGGGCATGAAGCCGTACGCGGAAGAGGTCATCGACAAGATGCTGGCGCCTTACAACGTGACCGGCATGCCCGAGGCGGCCGCCCGGGTGAGCGCCATGATGTGTGCGACCGATCCCGAGGGCGCGGCCGCCGCGCTGCGCGGGCGCGCCGAGCGCCCCGACTACCGGCCCGTGCTCGCCGCGGCCGCCGAGCCCTGCCTGGTGCTGGTCGGCGCGGACGACGTCTACACCCCGGTGGCGGAAGCCGAGGCCCTGCACGCACTCATGCCGCACTCGGTGCTCGCCGTCATCGACGGAGCGGGCCACCTGCCGGGGGTGGAGCAGCCGGAGGCCTTCAACCGGGCGCTGCTGGAGTTCCTCGCGGGACTGTAA
- a CDS encoding GNAT family N-acetyltransferase, whose protein sequence is MPVPVLLAGRTVRLEPLAPHHTEALAVAGAEDRTTYAFTPVPHGVQASHEYIERALADQAAGRSLPFAVVRATDGRVVGSTRFLELDYWQGPLVWPAVPGVPFGDPATAIPDAAEIGNTWLSPGAQGTGINTEAKLLMLRHAFETWGVRRISLRADARNGRSRAAMERLGFTCEGVRRAHSRGLDGAVRSTAFYSILDEEWPAVRSIIELRLSPAAARKRRRKTLVPA, encoded by the coding sequence GTGCCCGTACCCGTACTTCTCGCCGGCCGCACCGTGCGGCTTGAGCCCCTCGCCCCCCACCACACCGAGGCCCTGGCCGTGGCCGGGGCCGAGGATCGTACGACTTACGCCTTCACTCCCGTACCCCACGGCGTGCAGGCGTCCCACGAGTACATCGAACGTGCCCTCGCCGATCAGGCGGCGGGTCGATCGCTCCCGTTCGCGGTGGTCAGAGCCACCGATGGGCGGGTCGTCGGGTCGACCCGGTTCCTGGAACTCGACTACTGGCAGGGGCCCCTGGTGTGGCCCGCCGTGCCGGGCGTCCCGTTCGGCGATCCGGCAACGGCGATCCCCGATGCCGCCGAGATCGGCAATACCTGGCTGTCCCCGGGCGCCCAGGGCACTGGCATCAACACCGAGGCGAAGCTGCTCATGCTCCGCCATGCCTTCGAGACCTGGGGAGTGCGTCGCATCTCGCTGCGCGCGGACGCCCGCAACGGCCGCTCCCGGGCCGCCATGGAACGCCTTGGCTTCACCTGCGAGGGGGTCCGCCGGGCCCATTCGCGGGGGCTCGACGGGGCGGTCCGCAGTACGGCCTTCTACTCGATCCTCGACGAGGAGTGGCCGGCCGTGCGGTCGATCATCGAGCTGCGACTGTCGCCCGCCGCCGCGCGCAAGCGCCGCCGCAAGACGCTGGTTCCGGCGTAA